In Miscanthus floridulus cultivar M001 chromosome 8, ASM1932011v1, whole genome shotgun sequence, the sequence ATAAATAACCTTAATTATTTGGCATAATCATGACAGCTGGTCAGCTACTAAATTCAAGTTGGTTCAAAGTCCATACAGCACTGAAATCTCAAAACAGTATGCACACCACAACCAAATGCACAGTATGTTCTATAGAATGGATAAGAATTTGATAATTTTTAGCTGCTATTGCAAAAAGTAAAAATTCTTGCACAAATAATTTTTTAGCTGCTGACCCATAATTCGGTGGAAAAATTTATCTGTCAAGCAAGCCTAAAGAGGCTGGTGGTAGAGGCCCCAAAACTACCAATAAGGCAAACATGCTCATTCAGCCAGGAAAAATAACGGCAACAGAAAACTAGAGCTACTAAAAAAGTTAACAACGTTTTCCTTTCTGATTTACTAAATGAACAACAAAGTATATGTGCATGTCAGTTACTCCCGAACATAGATCTGTGGTAACAATGTCATAGCTGCCATCTCATGAGCTACTAGGATTGCATTCCATCAGCCAATCCATCAGCCATCAGGACATAGTAGTTCTCAGTGCACAGAGTCTTTTGACATGCTTCCATAGGCTGCATACTAAACTGCTCGCATCAGTTAGCAAGTTCAAGTCGAACTCCAAGTCAGGATGCCGACACGGAATTTTAAAAAACCTTCCAATTAACCTGACCAAACACATAGTGCTCTAGGGTTGCTATTGCACTAAGTGCACCAAACTACAGAGAATGCATATCAAAATAGAAGTTTCTTTTCAAAAAGAAGCTCCATTACTGTCTTGGATAGGTACTGAGAGGGTGAAAGgcataaaactaactaaagaATTGGTCCTCCCAAGTTACATTGATGTCTACATATTGGTTTAGAGACAATAGCTATGATTCTATATAATAGATTGATTCAGATTGCAGCAGTAGCAAAAAAAGAAATATTGGTTTAGAGACAACAGATCTGTTCAGATTGCAGCACTACACCCCCCAAATGAAATATAAACACTGCTTATATTCAGTACCAAATAGCATTTCTAATTGTATTGCAGCAGAAGGAACAGATAAAAGGAAGAAGCTTGATAAGAAAAAATTTAGTCCATTTACACTAAAAAAGGTTGTGGATCCGAACCTATTAGGAACAAGTGATGGAGCAGCAAGCAGCGAGCAACAGCAGTGGTGGATCCGAACCTATCAGGTGTAGGGAAAGCTATGGAGGAGCGCGGACGTCGGTGAAGGTGCGTGGACGCCGGAGAGCACGGGCAGCCAGGCCGCCCGCCATTCGAGGTCTGCGGATGTTGGACCCTAATGGGCACCGGGgctactgaaagctctagtttggttttggtgaattgataaaaccttaagtgctaacctagtttatcaaagtgatcataagataggtagcacattctaaatggtgaagcaaatgaagatcatgacatgatgatggtgatgccatggtaatgatcaagtgcctggacttaaaaagaagaaagagaaaaacaaaaggctcaaggcaaaggtataagtggtaggagccattttattttagtgattgagatacttagtgagtgtgatcatatttaggatcaatagtcgtaccattaagagaggtgaaactcgtatcgaaatgcggttatcaaagtgccattagatgctctaactcattgcatatgcatttaggatctagtggagtgctaacacccttgaaaacatttatgaaaatatgctaatacatatgcacaaggtgatacacttggtggttggcacatttaataaagggttagaaacttcactggcagagtgtccgatggtgccaccggcgccctgtacagaaaagacagggtttcacagagtgcaccgaacGCTAGTCTCAactggaccagagcgtccggtcaatggaagctgtgaagatgctggcgtcggtcttcgaccagatgctgggtcacttcatgaccggacgctggcggcatgcgtctagtcctgctgacgtggcagcgcatagaggagacagagTGTGACCAGACATTGGGTGAGTCTGCTCGGGCATGactagacgcgtccagtcacgagtggaggcttactagaaatgaccaaacGCTGGGTTCCTGCGTTCGGTCATGATCAAACTAACACGTCCGATCGTAGTTGGAACCTTACtacaagtgactggatgctggggtcctatgtccggtcatggcACTGTgttgcatccggtcatcacttgaccattgggatcgggcgctcagtatttgaagagagggatgacgtggtagccatccattgaccgaatgctggcagcatgcgtccggtcgatctgactagagcatctggtcaccccaagcagtgcctagtgaagaggtacaacagctctattttgtgggggcttctatttaatccccattgccggctctagctcactctctttgccatttgcattgacatagcaaccttgtgagcttagccaaagccctctcgctcatctccatcatagattcaacatctttgtgagattgggagtgaatccaagtgtattgcttgagtgtttgcatcttgaggcacttggtgttcgtgtttcgctgcgggattcgcttgttactcctagtggttgccgccacctagacggcttggagcagcgaggatcatcgagcggaggttggtgattgtctccagctccgatcatagtgattgtgaggggttcttgacctttccctggtggataGCCAAAAAGGTACTCtactggattgctcgtggcttgtgtgatcctcatcttgtgttggttgtgcggcaccctattgatggtttggcatgtgaacctccaagtgagtgaatcgccacaacgaggactagcttgccggcaagcaagtgaacctcgataaaaaatcattgtgtcgtcgtttgattccgaggtgattggtctttattggtattcattattgtaattgattggctcctttcttGATACGGCAGTATAACCATCTtcctcactctctttatattaccgcaaactagttgtcaagctctttagtgtagctagttgtgagagcttgttaatttagttagtgtggctctttagttagtattTGAGAGTGCACTAACTTAgcgtagtgacatagctattgtgtggatagaaactatataaactagaattgtggtaggtggcttgcaattttagtaggctagcgcaacacttgtttcgcctcataattgtctaaccggtttgctaagtgttgttgtagaaatttttaataggctattcaccccctctagccattaggacctttcagctgctAGCCGGGGGAGGGAGCATGGATGCTTGGGAAGGAGCATGGACGCCGGAGAGCTTGGGCACCATGGCCGCTCGCCGGGGGAGGGAGCACGGACGCCGGAGCGCACGAGCACCTAGGCCATGGGAGGTCAGGGAGCAGGCTCGTGGCACCTCAAGGTCAGAAACGAGGCGGCAGCGGACTAGGTCGTGGATGTGGATAGCACGGCAGCAAACTCTAACTTGCTTGGCAGCCCGGGGGATGGAGCGGGTTGGTGGAGCTTGAGGTCGGAGatggggaggaggcggcgggTCAGCCGGTCGagggctctaaaaccctagccaCCGTGGAGATGGGTCGTGCAGCGTCGTGGTGGCCTAGGGATGTCGAGCTGTGGCCTGGAGGTGCGGAGAGTGGGCGCCGACGTCGGGAGAGGTCAGGGAGGCGACGACTGTGGGGAAAAATTGGCACTCTGACAgcgttgggaggaagaagagagcgcccaacacttATAAAATTTCGGCCCCCGAGCGACCGTGCTTATATACCCaagatgatttgtaggggcgtcttaaaacaccagccgcccctataaatgcatttgtaggggcggtttctgaaatagctgcccctacaaatattttccattttattaaattattaattatatattttttatttcacaaaaatacaaagtaaatgtatataatattttgtattattttatatatgcacaaatatatataaaaacaatttgctatatagaaaataaaaaaatcaaaaattaaaattttgaattttaaaacttcgactacaattttgggatattaaatgacctaaaatgaaaatattgtaaacataaaagttgtacaactcatcaatatatacaactttttttggtcatcttgtcacgtgactttgtttgaataattcaaaatttgaaattcaaacaattacaacttgaaataatattttgaaagagtatatgatttcaactgaaaaagtcatgactataaaagttgtacaactcatcaagatgtacaacttttatttttgtcatcttttcatgtgatgaactttgaacgattcaaaatttgaatttctgaaaatgacaacttcaaataagattttgaaacactaaatgattttagctgaaaaactcctgaataccaaaattgtagaactcatcaagatgtacaacttatattttggccatctttttatttgactaaatttaaatagtttaaattttgaattttaataaatgacaacttcaaacaagattttgaaaccttaaatgatttcaactacaaaagtggtgaacataaaagttgttgaactcattactatctacaacttttattttggtcacttctttatttgacaaagtattagtaaacattgttcacaaattcatatatcgttcatagtttcataaactatacgcgagacatgttgatttgtgaacaatgtttactatcactttgtcagatgaagaaataaccaaaataaaagttgtagatcttgatgagttatacatatttggtattcatcactttttcagccgaaatcatttggtattttaaaatcttgttagaacttgttatttttttaaatttgaaatcttgaattgctcaaacttagtcaaacaaaaagaatgaccaaatcaaaacAATAACATGATAggacatgattttagaaaattttaggaaaaaatcatcacatttggagttagtataagggagaaagactagttacaaattttacccagagattaaaaagaaaaatcataactattcatgatgatcaatgatgaacaagtgtgatttcttttttaatctgtggctgaaacttgtaactagtttttcttcctcatacaaactccaaatgtgatggcttttttccctaaaattttctaaaatcatgctctatcattttagtctggccatctatctttgtcactaattttgtacaattcaaattttgaatttcagaaaatgacaacttcaaacctgattttcaaccactaaatgatttcggccgtaaaggtgatgaatataaaaagttgtataactcatcaagatctctaacttttattttggtcatttcttcatttcataaagtgttaagtgcttgttttaagtgtttcaatagtagtccgaaCATGTTGTAGTAGTAATAAGTGCATATTTCAAGTGTCTGCGTGTTACagctgttttagtagtaatagagtggatgttgttgtaggttcatctggatgttgcaacgggtagtctcacacacatgcataaatgtagtctcacacacatacataaatatatagtctcacacacatacataaatatatagtcttacacacatgcataaatgaagtcttacaaacacacatacttacacaaacactctacattcaacaactagctagcccactataacgacttttcccttgacacgtTTTTGTTCCTATGGCAATATgcctttgggcaggttcttttccataacactgatcttcttaggaaagtctgtgaatagcgataTCTTattgtagttattgtaagcttcaacatcatccacgccatcaactctgataatgtgttgtttcccggaggcaaccacgtgctttgtcttcttcggggggaggttactttgtgggtcaggcatatagaaaacttgtgcgacacgtgaggcgagcacccaagggtcatcttggtagcctagattatcgaggtctaggactctcaatccgatcttgttcagtttgtgttgtttgatccagcggcatcgaaacagggccaccgttatatcccttccatagtcaagtttccatatctcttcaatgatgtcaaagtattggatctttcgccccactccattgagagcttctattcgaacgctgttgttttggttcacatatttactatcattTGTgggggtatagtacgtgtacccattgatatcATAAGCTTTTTAAggtgtcacttgtctcgatggcccctctgccaaccaactaatggtaatagagtctatggtttctccaggcgatatgttttggtccttcaaccatgtagttagtcattgcttgtgctgtttcatgacccaatcatctaaatgaccatttctctctgccataatgatagccaagtgttcatcaatgtacggttgcatcagttgtgtactctgcaagacactgtaatatgCCTCACTCACTTCTTTATAATCATGgccgatgaacacttttctaccactggtgtccttcccagccagcctacccttatgaTGAGAGTCGGGTTTACTAATCTCtttttgtacttttaggtactcttgacagcactcgatgacttctttagtactgtaaccctctatcatgaagCTCTCTGGGTATGCTTGATTATGCACATATCAGATTTGAACCGACATGAACCTCTCGTataaccacatttcatgcaagtagcaagggcctagcacctgtatctgatgaaccatgtgaatcaagAGATGtgacattatatcaaaaaaagcaggaggtaaacatatctctagttggttttgtgtctccacaacaaattcatgtaggtcactcagctcttccttgccaatcgtcttctgtaagatcttcgaaaagaagtaacacatgcgggtgatggctattttcaagaactctagctttatagccctgattgcaataggtagaaacactgtcagcatcacatgacaatcgtgagccttgtagtgtgttattgataagtacttcattgacactagcttcttcacatttactgaaaacctagtcgggactttgacccccctcaggaaagtacatatagctctcttctcttctagtgttaggttgaagcacgtcgTGGAccgagtgtattttccattagccttaggtaccgggtgaagctgtggtatcacgtttagctacaccatgtctttccataaTTTCAGACCATTCTTTGACTTgcttgtgtccatcaaggtagcaataagactctcaaagacattcttctatacatgcatagcatcaatggcatgagggacctccaagtctggccaataaggcagatactaaaagaagatcgattgtttcttgaaaggtgcgccttcgacaggaggtgtgcttctatctctgttcgtcctatccggattcttctttccatagacgatgcgtatgttttttaccattctgtacatgtgttctccatTATAACGTCTCTCCGgaaggggttcaatctctggggtgttgtcataaaatctaaagaataatttattgtagtacttgtgacttgtctttaagaagcaccagttccttaggtaaactctcttcttggatgcatctagaaacacccatgtagtaccatccaagcaaactaagcatcctgTCTTTTCTTTGAtctatctagacaaagcaaacagagcggggtaatcattggtagtaacaaaaattattgctctacatataaagtcctcctttcagaacgcatcgtacatcggctccccatgcctccatagcctctctattTCTTACATCAAAGGCTCGAGAAACACgtttatatcaatgcctggttgtttagggtcaaaaataagaatagtgaggagaaggtactttctcttctgacacaaccacggtgggatattgtacatggtcaagatcactggccaagtgctgtggtcgctcatcctctcattgaagggattcattccatcggtgctcaagccaaaccgtacattccttgggtcatcgctgaattctttgtactTTTCATTGAtcctttgccactaactacaatTAGCCGAGTgtgtaatcttatcatcatccaccttgcgctcatcatcccaccatgtcatgagtgcggcttctttagggtttaggaagatacgtctcaaacggtcgatcactggcaggtaccatattACCAAGGTAGAAAtttttctctgctttgcatcgttgcctaatggagtgtcctctgggggctaagattcttgtaccaccttttttgtacccttcttattccacTTTTtctgtggaggcttcgtccccactgcaaaggtcattgttcttgtaccggctggcctcacaccggggacatttatctagtgacttgaacgttttgccacaaaaatgatatagtggttggggcatgcatggattttttttcaacccccattgtcaatgaacttatgaccttcttcgcttggtatgtattggcgggaactgagtttggttgtggcagcatccATGACAGGAGACACAAtaaatcattgaaactacagtctgaccagccgtacctAGCCTTCaggataagtagctcaagcataaAATGTAGCAATATCCAATGTGTCAGACAGTTcttttcaacaccatatacagtctccttcgatgcttttatcacccttttcaaattttctagaTATTTCGGACTCTTTtgtaaaatctctagtccaagggctcgaatcatgttctcataatcatcttcatccccgacacatgctctgctatcattattggcaccaccttcgtcgttaccatcccaaccaccagcatcaccaccttgttcattgtcaaactcgggatccatttgtgcatcaagctctactaaatattgggacatggattctacggtttcatcgtcgtattcctcctcatcctcgtcgttaacaataaccatttcaccatgatgaatccatactgtgtagtcctcaataaatcctcgcataatcaaatgtgatctgatgatagtcacatctatccatgccatacggttcttgcaatatTTATAGGgataaataattatatccttattctctgtcaacgtcgttgcatgcttctctgcggcttcaataaatttatccaccgcttcacggaaacctgccttgaaccttaacgaaccatacatctaagAGTTTCTGTACTcaatcttttacaacaacaaaaaaaacattaaaggactacctattaagatatatataaaaatgaattaaattaataattacttgagaataattgtatatacttcagatatatatgaatataaatcaaatataattacatgaagcatacaaacataccatggtagagaaaaattaattaatgacctatttatccataaataattaaaatacatgtttgttgattataataaataatttaaaagacaataattagcaacaattaatattttacacaatatctttcatgcaaaccctagtccaattttatcaaacataaatttacaaaaacaaaattaataaaaaaaaccaaaccctagatctagatctaactctatatgcacatgaaacatccataaaactaactaattgttcactaaaatcaagaaacatggatcaaataagggtatgatattgttcccctacctaatttactctagtacattcaaaacttgggtctaatttgcttcataagtagctcaagcaccatagaagagagagagaaaagcaaaactctaattactcactaaccaaccattaaaacttcaaaaaaaagtgtgaaatagtattttcttaccttctacaacctctccaccaaaggatttaagaccaaaacattccccttagtagaacaatttttgaaaggtgcccaaggcctccctaccttttttcacgggttgaagtgagtgaccTGAGGAGAAAGAATGGCCTGTAGGGTTTTATacgtggggcatttgtaggggccgctcctacaaatcgcaacaccgggggtggctggtgagtgagccgcccgtAGGGACGGCTCGTATCACTAACCGCCCTTACtgtgtcatttgtaggggcggctggtctcatgGGTCCTGAGCACGTCCACTGTAGGGACGGCTtcatcaccagtcgcccctataaaaaaaattatttcattGCTACAAACATTTTTTAGTAGTGGAAGTTTGTATTCAGATCTTTAAAATTTGGCAGATTATTAtcttgggttttttttttttttgaggacgTGCAGTGCAGCAGCGGCATTTCCTGCCGTCTACGTCGACCCACACCCCCCGGGCGTCGACTGCCAGGCTTACCAGCTCGGCATCCTCGCCGCCTCCCTCGGAAGGTACGTACGTGCACCCCGCAATCGATCGATCTCTGAATGAATCCATCGTCGGAACGGAACGGAACCTCATCATGATCCGTGATGCATGATCTATCTGATGCGTGCAGTGACGCGAAGGCGAAAACGGCGATCGTGTACAACTACAGGAACGTCATGAGCGGGTTCCCGGCGAGGCTCACGCCGCCGGAGCTGGAGGCCGTCAAGAGTAAGCTTTTATCTATCTATAGGAGTATTTATTTATGGATGGatgcatcaccatgaccatgtgGTGCTCTCTGATTAATTGTTTTGTGCAAGCAGAGCAACCTCAGGTGAACCGGGTGCTGCCGAGCGCGACCTTGTCTCTGATGAGCAGCAAGTTCGACGACGGCGTCAGCTAATCCCGCTTTTCTTCCAGCAGCGGCCAACGAGCGCATCCATCGCCAACCCTAAAATAAATCTCATCTTTCAATTTGTTTGTGGCGGGTGTGTGATTGGTTGCTTCCATTAAACCTTGTACATCAAAAAAGCCAGCATATAAACGTATACACTGTCTTGGTGTTATATATGGTATCCTGCACATGCACCACCCCGCACGGTCGCATAGAGGAGGACGCACAGGTGGTCCAGTGTGTGTGACGTCGGGGACAGGGAGCTAGTGCCCCAGTCCAGCTCACTGCAAAATTACCTGAAATTGCATTGGGACCAATAGTCGATCAATGCAAGAAACTATGAGTAATTTCCATAGCCTAGGATATTGTTTCAAGAAACTATTCTCTCCATGCAACTTTTCTATCCACTAGAGTCCTGTTAAATTTGGCCAATCATTCACCGTTTGCTATTCGGATCCTCTGTGCCTACTTAGCAGGGAAGCTGATGATTTGCTTCTTCCGCATCTGCCGGCCAAACAAGCACCTCTCCGGCTCTCCATGAACGTCAGAGTACGGCTAGCGGTTGAGGTGGGGCAGGCACCGAGGAGCACGACGAACTCCTGCATGTCGCTCAACGCAGCTGAGTTCGTAGGCGGCGGCGCGAGCTCACGAGCAGCTGACAGCGGAGGACGAGGCTGGGAAGGCGCCGAACACCGTGCTGCTGCGGCTCGTATGCCCGCCAGGTACCCGGCACCGATGCCATAGACCTCGGAGCCGACGTCGCTGTTCCTTTTATTCTTTCTTCTCATGTGGCGGCGCGAGCGGCGAGTGAGCGCGGCGGTTGCGCGAGGTCCACGCCGGCCGCACGAGCCAGGTCCATGGCGGGCGGACACTGAGAGCTCCCCGCGGGGCTGGGCGGGCGGACACGAAGAGCTCCCCGCTAGGCGGTGGCACCCAATGGCGAGCTCCCCGCGACCTCTGTGGGGCTACATGGGTGGACGCGGGCGATCTCTGTGGGGCCGAGCGAGGTCTGCGCACGGCGACGGTGCGCAAGATCCGCGAATGGCGGCGGCGAGCTTCTGTGCTAGGCGGCGGCACGCGACGCGGGCGGCGGTGCAGGACGACGCTATGGCCACGGCGCACGCACGTATATAAGCAAGCGCACGGGATGTGGATAACTCAAATAGAAACGACCATGTCGGCCCAAACACGGTGCAGAGCTGTTTCTTCGGTCTTTGGCGACGCGTAGACGTCGTTTCTTCTTTAGACTCGGATTCTTGTTTTTTTCCTCACTCTCTTCAATAAATACTATGCCACCTCAGCAAGATGCTTACGTGGCAGTGTATTTAATGTCTATAGAAACTACTATAGTTTTTGTATTGG encodes:
- the LOC136469973 gene encoding ammonium transporter 2 member 1-like, which gives rise to MVMGVLPGSVLWYTMMILHKRSPLLKHVDDTLGIIHMRGLVGLLGGLLTGLLADPTLAAAAFPAVYVDPHPPGVDCQAYQLGILAASLGSDAKAKTAIVYNYRNVMSGFPARLTPPELEAVKKQPQVNRVLPSATLSLMSSKFDDGVS